The Daucus carota subsp. sativus chromosome 2, DH1 v3.0, whole genome shotgun sequence genome includes a window with the following:
- the LOC108209637 gene encoding bifunctional fucokinase/fucose pyrophosphorylase isoform X1 — translation MEDKKKWGKRNEKAELSEILRKSWFHLRLSVRHPSRVPTWDAIILTAASPQQAQLYEWQLARAKRLARIAPSTLTLVVPDPHACRIGSGAATLNAILALARHYQLNSDSNLNDKNSLGASSLHETSNNEVSSLMVNFLAKKHILLLHAGGDSKRVPWANPMGKAFLPLPYLAADDPDGSVPLLFDHILAISSCARQAFKNQGGILIMTGDVLPVFDAFTMVLPDDTSCIITVPITLDIASNHGVIVASKTGTFSESYSVCLVENLLQKPSVEELVKNQAILSDGRTLLDTGIIAVRGKAWADLVLIACSSQPMITELLKTRQEMSLYEDIVASWVPAKHAWLKQRPLGEDLVTGLGNHKMFSYCAYDLSFLHFGTSSEVLDHLSGIGAGLVGRRHLCSIPATTISDIAASAVIISSKIAAGVSVGEDSLIYDSSISGGIQIGSLSIVVGVNVPGVDGRFHNDTFRFMLPDRHCLWEVPLLEAGRVIVYCGLHDNPKISLAKDGTFCGKPWKKVLDDLNINEIDLWNSVGTQEKCLWNAKIFPILPYIEMLSVAMWLMGLSDRNNDTLFALWKVSTRVSLEELHCSIDFSRMCRGSTNHQADIATEIVKACLSYGIVGRNLSQLCEDILQKEASGVNICKEFLNMCPNLQAQNPAILPKSRAYQVQVDLLRACGNESVATEVEHKVWAAVSDETASAVRYGFKEDFLETSTKNLGIAYHENNLTGCLSEFFTKKVKVELPVRVDFVGGWSDTPPWSLERAGCVLNMAITLEGSLPIGTIIETTKTTGILISDEDLDQVFVEDFTSIKTPFEINDPFRLVKSALLVTGIIHDKILLSVGLKIKTWANVPRGSGLGTSSILAAAVVKGLLQITDGDESNDNVARLVLVLEQLMGTGGGWQDQIGGLYPGIKFSTSFPGIPLRLQVTPLSASPQLIKELQQRLLVVFTGQVRLAHHVLQKVVTRYLRRDNLLVSSIKRLAELAKIGRDSLMNCNIDEIGNIMLEAWRLHQELDPFCSNEFVDKLFAFADQYCSGYKLVGAGGGGFALLLGKDAASAKEMRLVLEENPEFDVRFYNWNIFLLN, via the exons ATGGAGGATAAGAAGAAATGGGGCAAGAGAAACGAGAAAGCAGAGCTGAGCGAAATACTAAGAAAGTCATGGTTTCATCTGAGATTATCAGTGAGGCATCCATCTAGGGTTCCCACTTGGGATGCAATCATTCTCACTGCAGCTAGCCCTCAACAAGCTCAGCTCTATGAGTGGCAGCTCGCCCGCGCTAAGCGTCTTGCTCGTATTGCTCCTTCTACTCTCACTCTTGTTGTTCCTGATCCTCATGCTTGTCGGATCGGCTCCGGTGCCGCCACTCTCAATGCCATTCTTGCCCTTGCTCGTCATTACCAACTCAATTCCGATTCCAAT CTAAATGATAAAAATTCTTTAGGAGCTTCTTCCCTCCATGAGACGTCCAATAACGAAGTTTCCTCGCTGATGGTTAACTTCCTGGCTAAAAAGCACATTCTATTGCTTCATGCTGGCGGTGACTCGAAAAGGGTCCCATGGGCAAACCCGATGGGGAAAGCTTTCTTACCACTACCATATTTAGCAGCAGATGACCCGGATGGGTCAGTTCCCCTTCTTTTCGACCATATACTTGCAATATCTTCATGTGCAAGGCAAGCTTTCAAAAATCAAG GTGGAATATTAATTATGACTGGTGATGTTCTTCCAGTTTTTGATGCATTCACCATGGTTCTTCCAGACGATACTTCCTGCATTATTACTGTTCCGATAACTCTTGACATTGCTTCCAACCATGGTGTAATTGTGGCATCCAAAACTGGGACTTTCAGTGAAAGCTATTCCGTGTGCCTAGTTGAAAATTTACTTCAGAAACCTAGCGTCGAGGAACTTGTGAAGAATCAAGCAATTCTTAGTGATGGTAGAACATTGCTTGACACAGGAATAATAGCAGTTAGAGGTAAAGCATGGGCAGATCTTGTTTTAATTGCATGTTCTAGCCAACCTATGATTACCGAGCTTCTGAAGACCAGACAAGAG ATGAGCTTGTATGAGGATATAGTAGCATCTTGGGTACCAGCAAAGCATGCATGGCTAAAGCAACGCCCCTTGGGTGAAGATCTTGTTACTGGATTAGGGAACCACAAGATGTTCAGCTATTGTGCTT ATGATTTATCGTTCTTGCATTTCGGAACTTCAAGTGAAGTCTTGGATCATCTTAGCGGGATTGGTGCAGGACTTGTTGGCCGTAGGCACTTGTGTTCTATTCCAGCAACAACAATATCAGACATAGCTGCATCTGCTGTTATTATATCTAGCAAGATTGCAGCTGGTGTTTCAGTCGGAGAAGATTCTCTTATATATGATTCTTCGATCTCTGGTGGTATACAGATTGGTTCGTTATCTATAGTTGTCGGCGTTAATGTCCCTGGAGTAGATGGTAGGTTCCACAATGATACATTCAGATTCATGCTTCCAGACCGCCACTGTCTGTGGGAGGTTCCTTTGCTTGAAGCTGGAAGGGTCATCGTGTACTGTGGCCTCCATGATAACCCCAAAATTTCACTTGCAAAAGATGGAACCTTTTGCGGGAAACCATGGAAGAAAGTATTAGATGATTTAAATATCAATGAAATAGACCTTTGGAATTCAGTAGGAACCCAGGAAAAATGCTTGTGGAATGCAAAAATATTTCCTATTCTCCCTTATATCGAGATGCTAAGTGTTGCTATGTGGCTGATGGGTTTAAGTGATAGAAACAATGATACCTTATTTGCACTATGGAAAGTTTCAACCCGTGTTAGTTTGGAAGAGTTGCATTGTTCAATCGATTTTTCACGAATGTGCAGAGGTTCCACAAATCATCAAGCTGATATTGCAACTGAAATTGTTAAAGCTTGCCTTAGCTATGGCATAGTTGGGCGGAATCTGTCTCAATTGTGTGAAGATATTCTTCAGAAGGAAGCCTCTGGAGTCAATATATGCAAAGAATTTCTCAACATGTGCCCTAATCTCCAGGCACAAAATCCGGCGATCCTTCCCAAAAGCAGAGCATACCAGGTACAGGTTGATCTTCTCCGAGCCTGTGGCAATGAATCAGTGGCGACCGAAGTGGAGCACAAAGTTTGGGCTGCAGTTTCTGACGAAACTGCTTCAGCAGTACGATATGGCTTTAAAG AAGATTTTCTGGAAACATCCACTAAAAATCTTGGGATAGCATATCATGAAAACAACTTAACGGGCTGTCTAAGTGAATTCTTTACAAAAAAGGTGAAGGTAGAATTACCTGTCCGCGTAGACTTTGTTGGTGGTTGGAGTGATACCCCACCCTGGAGCTTAGAGCGTGCTGGTTGCGTCCTGAACATGGCAATAACTCTGGAAGGTTCTCTCCCTATTGGTACTATCATAGAAACAACAAAGACAACTGGAATATTGATTAGTGATGAAGACTTAGATCAAGTATTTGTTGAAGATTTTACTTCTATCAAGACTCCTTTTGAAATTAATGATCCATTTCGGCTAGTTAAATCGGCATTGCTGGTTACGGGCATTATCCATGACAAGATCTTGCTTTCAGTGGGCTTGAAGATTAAGACATGGGCTAATGTCCCTCGTGGTAGCGGTTTAGGGACTTCCAGTATATTAGCTGCAGCTGTCGTGAAAGGGCTTCTTCAAATAACTGACGGGGATGAAAGTAATGACAATGTTGCTAGACTTGTTTTGGTTTTGGAACAGCTAATGGGGACAGGAGGTGGATGGCAAGATCAAATTGGAGGCTTATACCCTGGCATAAAATTTAGCACTAGTTTCCCTGGAATACCGTTACGGTTGCAGGTCACTCCCCTATCAGCTTCTCCTCAGCTTATTAAAGAGTTGCAGCAACGTCTTCTAGTGGTATTTACCGGACAA GTTCGACTTGCACACCATGTCTTACAAAAGGTTGTGACTCGCTATCTCCGCCGTGATAACCTTCTTGTGTCCAGCATCAAGCGCCTTGCGGAGCTGGCAAAGATCGGGAGGGATTCCTTGATGAACTGCAACATAGATGAGATAGGAAATATAATGTTGGAGGCTTGGAGGTTGCATCAGGAACTTGATCCTTTCTGCAGCAATGAATTTGTTGACAAGCTTTTTGCATTTGCTGATCAATACTGTTCTGGTTACAAGCTTGTTGGTGCTGGGGGAGGGGGTTTTGCATTATTGCTAGGAAAAGATGCTGCAAGTGCCAAGGAAATGAGACTTGTACTTgaagaaaatccagaatttgacgTAAGATTCTACAATTGGAACATCTTTTTGCTGAACTAG
- the LOC108209637 gene encoding bifunctional fucokinase/fucose pyrophosphorylase isoform X2, with translation MTGDVLPVFDAFTMVLPDDTSCIITVPITLDIASNHGVIVASKTGTFSESYSVCLVENLLQKPSVEELVKNQAILSDGRTLLDTGIIAVRGKAWADLVLIACSSQPMITELLKTRQEMSLYEDIVASWVPAKHAWLKQRPLGEDLVTGLGNHKMFSYCAYDLSFLHFGTSSEVLDHLSGIGAGLVGRRHLCSIPATTISDIAASAVIISSKIAAGVSVGEDSLIYDSSISGGIQIGSLSIVVGVNVPGVDGRFHNDTFRFMLPDRHCLWEVPLLEAGRVIVYCGLHDNPKISLAKDGTFCGKPWKKVLDDLNINEIDLWNSVGTQEKCLWNAKIFPILPYIEMLSVAMWLMGLSDRNNDTLFALWKVSTRVSLEELHCSIDFSRMCRGSTNHQADIATEIVKACLSYGIVGRNLSQLCEDILQKEASGVNICKEFLNMCPNLQAQNPAILPKSRAYQVQVDLLRACGNESVATEVEHKVWAAVSDETASAVRYGFKEDFLETSTKNLGIAYHENNLTGCLSEFFTKKVKVELPVRVDFVGGWSDTPPWSLERAGCVLNMAITLEGSLPIGTIIETTKTTGILISDEDLDQVFVEDFTSIKTPFEINDPFRLVKSALLVTGIIHDKILLSVGLKIKTWANVPRGSGLGTSSILAAAVVKGLLQITDGDESNDNVARLVLVLEQLMGTGGGWQDQIGGLYPGIKFSTSFPGIPLRLQVTPLSASPQLIKELQQRLLVVFTGQVRLAHHVLQKVVTRYLRRDNLLVSSIKRLAELAKIGRDSLMNCNIDEIGNIMLEAWRLHQELDPFCSNEFVDKLFAFADQYCSGYKLVGAGGGGFALLLGKDAASAKEMRLVLEENPEFDVRFYNWNIFLLN, from the exons ATGACTGGTGATGTTCTTCCAGTTTTTGATGCATTCACCATGGTTCTTCCAGACGATACTTCCTGCATTATTACTGTTCCGATAACTCTTGACATTGCTTCCAACCATGGTGTAATTGTGGCATCCAAAACTGGGACTTTCAGTGAAAGCTATTCCGTGTGCCTAGTTGAAAATTTACTTCAGAAACCTAGCGTCGAGGAACTTGTGAAGAATCAAGCAATTCTTAGTGATGGTAGAACATTGCTTGACACAGGAATAATAGCAGTTAGAGGTAAAGCATGGGCAGATCTTGTTTTAATTGCATGTTCTAGCCAACCTATGATTACCGAGCTTCTGAAGACCAGACAAGAG ATGAGCTTGTATGAGGATATAGTAGCATCTTGGGTACCAGCAAAGCATGCATGGCTAAAGCAACGCCCCTTGGGTGAAGATCTTGTTACTGGATTAGGGAACCACAAGATGTTCAGCTATTGTGCTT ATGATTTATCGTTCTTGCATTTCGGAACTTCAAGTGAAGTCTTGGATCATCTTAGCGGGATTGGTGCAGGACTTGTTGGCCGTAGGCACTTGTGTTCTATTCCAGCAACAACAATATCAGACATAGCTGCATCTGCTGTTATTATATCTAGCAAGATTGCAGCTGGTGTTTCAGTCGGAGAAGATTCTCTTATATATGATTCTTCGATCTCTGGTGGTATACAGATTGGTTCGTTATCTATAGTTGTCGGCGTTAATGTCCCTGGAGTAGATGGTAGGTTCCACAATGATACATTCAGATTCATGCTTCCAGACCGCCACTGTCTGTGGGAGGTTCCTTTGCTTGAAGCTGGAAGGGTCATCGTGTACTGTGGCCTCCATGATAACCCCAAAATTTCACTTGCAAAAGATGGAACCTTTTGCGGGAAACCATGGAAGAAAGTATTAGATGATTTAAATATCAATGAAATAGACCTTTGGAATTCAGTAGGAACCCAGGAAAAATGCTTGTGGAATGCAAAAATATTTCCTATTCTCCCTTATATCGAGATGCTAAGTGTTGCTATGTGGCTGATGGGTTTAAGTGATAGAAACAATGATACCTTATTTGCACTATGGAAAGTTTCAACCCGTGTTAGTTTGGAAGAGTTGCATTGTTCAATCGATTTTTCACGAATGTGCAGAGGTTCCACAAATCATCAAGCTGATATTGCAACTGAAATTGTTAAAGCTTGCCTTAGCTATGGCATAGTTGGGCGGAATCTGTCTCAATTGTGTGAAGATATTCTTCAGAAGGAAGCCTCTGGAGTCAATATATGCAAAGAATTTCTCAACATGTGCCCTAATCTCCAGGCACAAAATCCGGCGATCCTTCCCAAAAGCAGAGCATACCAGGTACAGGTTGATCTTCTCCGAGCCTGTGGCAATGAATCAGTGGCGACCGAAGTGGAGCACAAAGTTTGGGCTGCAGTTTCTGACGAAACTGCTTCAGCAGTACGATATGGCTTTAAAG AAGATTTTCTGGAAACATCCACTAAAAATCTTGGGATAGCATATCATGAAAACAACTTAACGGGCTGTCTAAGTGAATTCTTTACAAAAAAGGTGAAGGTAGAATTACCTGTCCGCGTAGACTTTGTTGGTGGTTGGAGTGATACCCCACCCTGGAGCTTAGAGCGTGCTGGTTGCGTCCTGAACATGGCAATAACTCTGGAAGGTTCTCTCCCTATTGGTACTATCATAGAAACAACAAAGACAACTGGAATATTGATTAGTGATGAAGACTTAGATCAAGTATTTGTTGAAGATTTTACTTCTATCAAGACTCCTTTTGAAATTAATGATCCATTTCGGCTAGTTAAATCGGCATTGCTGGTTACGGGCATTATCCATGACAAGATCTTGCTTTCAGTGGGCTTGAAGATTAAGACATGGGCTAATGTCCCTCGTGGTAGCGGTTTAGGGACTTCCAGTATATTAGCTGCAGCTGTCGTGAAAGGGCTTCTTCAAATAACTGACGGGGATGAAAGTAATGACAATGTTGCTAGACTTGTTTTGGTTTTGGAACAGCTAATGGGGACAGGAGGTGGATGGCAAGATCAAATTGGAGGCTTATACCCTGGCATAAAATTTAGCACTAGTTTCCCTGGAATACCGTTACGGTTGCAGGTCACTCCCCTATCAGCTTCTCCTCAGCTTATTAAAGAGTTGCAGCAACGTCTTCTAGTGGTATTTACCGGACAA GTTCGACTTGCACACCATGTCTTACAAAAGGTTGTGACTCGCTATCTCCGCCGTGATAACCTTCTTGTGTCCAGCATCAAGCGCCTTGCGGAGCTGGCAAAGATCGGGAGGGATTCCTTGATGAACTGCAACATAGATGAGATAGGAAATATAATGTTGGAGGCTTGGAGGTTGCATCAGGAACTTGATCCTTTCTGCAGCAATGAATTTGTTGACAAGCTTTTTGCATTTGCTGATCAATACTGTTCTGGTTACAAGCTTGTTGGTGCTGGGGGAGGGGGTTTTGCATTATTGCTAGGAAAAGATGCTGCAAGTGCCAAGGAAATGAGACTTGTACTTgaagaaaatccagaatttgacgTAAGATTCTACAATTGGAACATCTTTTTGCTGAACTAG